GATGAACTACAGCGCGTGCAATATTGGCTTTTTGTTTCATACCGGTTGAAAGGTTTTCGGCACGTTTATCTATAAACTTATGCATATCGAGTAAGGTAAATAGCTCTTCGCAACGCGAGGTAATTTGCTGCTTGTTCATACCATGGAGCTTTGCAAAATATTCAATATTTTCTTTTACAGTAAGGCGTCCATATAAACCTGTAGAGCCAGACAAAAAACCAATCGACTTACGCCCTACTAACGGCTTTTTAATAATATCGTTGCCTGCAATGGTTATTTGCCCTTCATCAGGCTTAAGTGCCGTTGACAGCATGCGCAATGTGGTGGTTTTGCCCGCGCCATTAGGCCCAAGTAAACCAAGCACTTCGCCTTTCGCGCAGCTAAAGCTCACGTCTCGTACTGAGTGAAAGTAGTCTTTATCTTCGCGGGGGTCTATATCGTCTACTTTATTTTTTTTATGGTCTTTCGTTAGCTTAAACTTCTTTTTAAGCCCTGCGACTTCAATCATGGTCGTGTCCTTCGTTTGGGTCTAAAGTAATCTGTATTATCATAAAACGCTTCATCAAGGTTTTCGTCGTGCCAGCCTGGTACACCTAATAATGGTAATGGAGAAAGCTTTTTGTTATCGGCTAAGCAATTGTCTATTTTTATCTTCTCATAAAGTACTTGGTCTAGGTACTTATATTGAGTTACTAAATCTTTACAAAATATTTCATCTGGTACACAAATAAACAAAGCTTTACCGGTTAAGCCAATATAAGGCTTAGTCAACATTTCATAGTTAGCGTGGCCAAACATAAAAGGTTTAATAGTTTTGCCCCATTGCCCTTTGTTTTCTACAAAAGCCGTTTTCCATTGGTGGTCGCGTAGCCATTCTTGCCACTGAGTATTGCTAATTGCCAATACCACGCCACATTCGTCAAACAGTGTTAGTGCATTACGATGCTTAGTACGTTGCTTTAAGCCATGTTGTGCTATTTCTTGTACATGTCGCTCGTTTATGAGGGCTTTCGTTTTTGGAAATAAACACCATATAAATCCGCCAAATAGGTCGTGCCAATTTTCTGCGCGTGTTGGTACAACGCCGGTTTCAAAAATAACTTGTTCGTAATAACGCTCAGCAAAATCTACTTTGGCATCATCTTCAAATACAATTGGAAGATTATTAGCGTTAATGGCTGTTAAATAAGGTGAAAACCAATCAGGTGCGGGCCAATCAGTTTGTTTTTCAATTTCAAACAGCGTGCGTAAGTGCTCAAACGCACCGGTGTTTAAACTGCTAACCTGCCATTGCTCGGGGGGAGTAAAGCGCTTCATTTATACCTTTAACAATTTATGCCTTTAATTTACGGGAAGTTTACCGCAAAAACTGGTTCTAATTAATAGAACTTAATATACTAATCAGATCTTAGAACAAGAATAGAGCGACTATGAAACGTTATTTTTCTCTCACACTAATTGCCGGCGCGGTTTTAGCCGGTTGTGCAACAACAAGTATTACCCCTACAGACGTAACAAATGGTTACAACAGTATTAAAGCCGATGAGCTTGCTAAGCACATTAAAGTATTAGCTTCTGACGAATTTGGCGGCCGTGCTCCGTCATCTGAAGGTGAAAAGTTAACGCTTGATTATCTAACCAGTCAATTTAAAGCTCTTGGCTTGGAGCCTGGCAATGGCGACAGCTTTTTACAAGAAGTGCCACTTGTTTCACTTGAGGCTGACTCAGATATGGTGTTAAGTATTGGTGGTAAAGATTACCAATACAAAAAAGATATGGTTATGGGTAGTAGCCGTATTAGCGCACAAGAAGGCATTGAAAACTCAGAGCTTGTATTTGTTGGCTACGGTGTAAACGCACCAGAGTACAACTGGAACGACTACGAAGGCCTAGACGTTAAAGGTAAAACAGTGGTTATGCTGGTTAACGACCCTGGTTTTGCGACTAAGGATCCTGCTTTATTTACAGGTGATGCAATGACCTACTACGGTCGTTGGACGTATAAATACGAAGAAGCAAGCCGTCAAGGTGCTGCTGGTGCCATTATTATTCACGAAACGGCGCCTGCTTCTTACCCATGGTCGGTTGTAGAGAACTCATGGAGTGGTGAGCAGTTTGGTTTTCAAAAAGAAAACAACAATATGGACCGCGTTGCGGTAGAAGGTTGGGTTACTACTGATGTAGCAAAAGAGCTTTTTGCAAAAGCAGGACTTGATTTTAATACAGCTAAAGAAAATGCAGCTAAAGGTGCGTACAACGTAGACATGGGCGACTTAACAGCTTCGGTTAATGTTAAAAACACCATTAAAAAATCGGTTTCGTACAACTTTATTGCTACGCTTGTGGGTAGTGAAAAAGCAGACGAGCATGTAATTTATTCAGCTCACTGGGATCACTTAGGGACAGATACGACTCGTAAGGGCGATCAAATATATAACGGTGCACACGATAACGCTTCGGGCACCGCTGGTTTAATTGAAGTTGCAGAGGCGTTTACTAAGCTTCCTAAGCACCCTAGCCGTTCAATGACCTTTTTAGCAGTAACCGCCGAAGAGCAAGGCCTGCTAGGCTCTAAATACTATGCAGCTAACCCTGTTATTGCACCTAATAAAACCGTCGCTAATATTAATATGGATAGCTTAAATTTATTAGGTAAAGTTAAAGATATGAACGTAGTTGGTTTAGGTAAGTCACAAATGGATGACCTACTTGCAAATGCAGCTAAAGAGCAAGGCAGAACCATCGCTGGCGATCCTAAGCCTTCATCTGGTGGGTACTACCGCTCTGATCACTTTGCTTTTGCAAATATGGGCATTCCTGCAATGTATGCAGGTGGTGGAACTATTGCCGCTGATGACGAAACAGCAACTTACCGAAAGCGTATGAGCTTAGTGCTTCGTGGCTGTTACCACCAGCCATGTGATAGATACCGTGACGAGTGGGATTTATCGGGCGCAGTGCAAGACTTACAATTATTTTATAAAGTAGGTTTTGATATTTCTGAGCAAGCACAATGGCCAACATGGTACAAAAACTCAGAGTTTCAGCGTAAATAACAATCAAGCTGTAATCGAAAAACTTAAACTAAGTAATCGATTTAAATAGACGCAAATGATATTGATTATCATTTAATTAAAATATACAGTGTGACTTAGTCAATTAAAACTGGGTCACACTTATGATTTTACTCTCACAAATAGGATTTATTACGCCAGCTTCAAAGCGTTTTGTAAGTCAAAATAAACGGTTATTACTGCCATTATTTTTATTGGTATGTTTGGCTGTGCCTACCCTTCGGGACATCACAATAACAGCACTAAGCGATGCTTTTTTTCAAGTTAGCGTATTTGTTGCTGCCACTTTATTAATTTATTACTACTCTATTGAGCATTTACCTCAGCTTGAGCTGAGCTATTTAAGTGCTAAATCCCCTGCTCTAGAAGTTATGTTTGCCTCAGTTTTAGGTGCTTTACCAGGTTGTGGTGGGGCAATAATAGTGGTTACTCAATTTACCAAAGGCCAAGCGAGTTTTGGCGCCATAGTTGCTGTGCTTACTGCGACAATGGGTGATGCTGCGTTTTTACTTTTAGCCACGCGCCCAACTGAAGGTTTAATGATTATGGCTATAGGCTTAGTGGTTGGCAGCTTTTGTGGCTTAATAGTA
The sequence above is drawn from the Pseudoalteromonas espejiana DSM 9414 genome and encodes:
- a CDS encoding ABC transporter ATP-binding protein, with translation MIEVAGLKKKFKLTKDHKKNKVDDIDPREDKDYFHSVRDVSFSCAKGEVLGLLGPNGAGKTTTLRMLSTALKPDEGQITIAGNDIIKKPLVGRKSIGFLSGSTGLYGRLTVKENIEYFAKLHGMNKQQITSRCEELFTLLDMHKFIDKRAENLSTGMKQKANIARAVVHHPEVVVLDEPTTGLDIMTTQTVINFIKGLKAQGTPVIFSTHHLDEVALLCDRVAVINEGVSCFDGTVEEFKKAGNSEELNQAFMNILTEKPHV
- a CDS encoding DUF3025 domain-containing protein translates to MKRFTPPEQWQVSSLNTGAFEHLRTLFEIEKQTDWPAPDWFSPYLTAINANNLPIVFEDDAKVDFAERYYEQVIFETGVVPTRAENWHDLFGGFIWCLFPKTKALINERHVQEIAQHGLKQRTKHRNALTLFDECGVVLAISNTQWQEWLRDHQWKTAFVENKGQWGKTIKPFMFGHANYEMLTKPYIGLTGKALFICVPDEIFCKDLVTQYKYLDQVLYEKIKIDNCLADNKKLSPLPLLGVPGWHDENLDEAFYDNTDYFRPKRRTRP
- a CDS encoding M28 family metallopeptidase — translated: MKRYFSLTLIAGAVLAGCATTSITPTDVTNGYNSIKADELAKHIKVLASDEFGGRAPSSEGEKLTLDYLTSQFKALGLEPGNGDSFLQEVPLVSLEADSDMVLSIGGKDYQYKKDMVMGSSRISAQEGIENSELVFVGYGVNAPEYNWNDYEGLDVKGKTVVMLVNDPGFATKDPALFTGDAMTYYGRWTYKYEEASRQGAAGAIIIHETAPASYPWSVVENSWSGEQFGFQKENNNMDRVAVEGWVTTDVAKELFAKAGLDFNTAKENAAKGAYNVDMGDLTASVNVKNTIKKSVSYNFIATLVGSEKADEHVIYSAHWDHLGTDTTRKGDQIYNGAHDNASGTAGLIEVAEAFTKLPKHPSRSMTFLAVTAEEQGLLGSKYYAANPVIAPNKTVANINMDSLNLLGKVKDMNVVGLGKSQMDDLLANAAKEQGRTIAGDPKPSSGGYYRSDHFAFANMGIPAMYAGGGTIAADDETATYRKRMSLVLRGCYHQPCDRYRDEWDLSGAVQDLQLFYKVGFDISEQAQWPTWYKNSEFQRK